CTCGTTCAGCTTCTGGGAGAGCTCCACGTGCTCGATGTTCACGTTGAAGGCCCCCAGCACCGTGCCGATCTTGCCGAGCTGCCCGGGGCGGTCCACCATGAGCACCTCCACGGTGGCCTGCCCGCGGCGGGGGATCCAGCGCTCGATGCGCTTGAAGGGGATGAGCACGGCCATGACCAGCGCCGTGGTGGCCACCGCCCCCTCGTAGAACCCCACCCCGGTGGCGGTGCCGATGGCCGCCACGGTCCACAGGCTGGCGGCGGTGGTGAGCCCCTGCACCGTCACGCCGCTGCGCCAGATCGTCCCCGCCCCCAGGAAGCCGATCCCCACCACGATGTTGCTGGCCACCCGCGCGGGGTCGGCGCCGCTGCCGAAGAAGCCCACCCGGGAGACCAGGGTGAAGAGGGCCGCCCCCAGCGAGACCAGCATGTGGGTGCGGAAGCCGGCGGGCTTTTCCACCGTCTCCCGCTCCAGCCCGATGAGGCCGCCCAGGCAGATGGCCAGCAGCAGGCGGAGGAGGATCTCCCAGGTAGGGATGGGGGCGGTGAGGAGCTCCGGCATCGTCCCTCAGGACGGGCGGGCGGGCGCCGGCGCGGCGCCGGCGGCGTCGGCTCGCTCCGCCGCCCCATACTTCTCCCGCGCCACCACCGCGACCTGCTCCATGAGCGCGTCCACCAGGCGGTCCTCCGGCAGGCTGGCCACGATCTTCCCCTCCCGGAAGAGCAGCCCCATGCCGCGGCCGCAGGCGATCCCCAGGTCGGCCATGCGCGCCTCCCCCGGGCCGTTCACGGCGCACCCCATCACCGCCACCTTCACCGGCGCCCGCACCTGGGCCAGCCGTCGCTCCACCTCGGCGGCGATGGCGATGATGTCCACTTCGGCCCGGCCGCAGGAGGGGCAGGCCACCAGCTGCACCCCGCGCGTGCGCAGCCCCAGGCTCTTCAGGATCTCGTAGCCGGCGCGCACCTCCTCCACCGGGTCGGCGGCCAGGGAGACGCGGATGGTGTCCCCGATCCCCAGCGCCAGGATGGCGCCGATCCCCACCGCCGACTTCACCGTCCCCGGCCCCAGCGTGCCCGCCTCGGTGATCCCCACGTGCAGCGGGTAGGGGACGGCCTCGCTGACCCGCGTGTAGGCCTCGATGGCCATGGGGACGTCGCTGGCCTTCACCGAGACGACGATGTCGTGGAAGTCCAGGTCCTCCAGGACGGCGACGTCCTCCAGGGCGCTGGCCACCAGCGCCTCGGCGGTGGGGCCGCCGAAACGGCGCAGCATCGCCTTGCTCAGCGACCCGATGTTGGCCCCGATGCGGATGGGCACGCCGCGCTCCCTGGCCGCCCGGGCGACGATGCGGGTGCGGTCGCGGCTGCCGATGTTCCCGGGGTTGATGCGCAGCTTGGCCACCCCGGCCTCCAGCGCGCGCAGGGCCAGCCGGTAGTCGAAGTGGATGTCGGCCACCACGGGAAGGGGGCTGCGCGGGACGATCTCGCGCAGGGCGTCGGCGGCGGCCCGGTCGGGCACGGCTACGCGGACGATCTCGCACCCCTCCGCGGCCAGCTGGTAGATCTGCGCCAGCGTGGCGTCCACGTCCCGCGTGTCGGTGACGGTCATCGACTGCACGGAGACGGGGGCCCCGCCCCCGACCTCCACCCGCCCGACGCGGACGCGGCGGGTCTGGGTGCGGGGCGTGAGCCGGCGCGGGACGGACGGAGCGGTCGTGAGCATGGCGGCCGGCGCGCCCGCCTACAGGCGGCGGATGTCGCGCATCGTCAAGGTTACCAGCAGCAGGAGGAGCAGCGCAAAACCGACCAGGTGGATGTAGCCCTCCCGGCGGGGGTCGACCGGGCGGCGCCGCAGCGCCTCCACGGCCAGGAAGACCAGCCGGCCGCCGTCGAGGGCGGGGAAGGGGAAGAGGTTGAAGATGCCGATGACCACGCTGAGGAAGGCCGACATGTAGAGGAAGTGCTCGAAGCCGGTGCGGGCCGCCTCCACCAGCGCCGCCCCCGCCGCCACCGGCCCGCCCAGGTTCTCGAAGAGCTGCCCCACGCGGATGAGGCCCACGATGGCGCCCACCAGCGTGACGACGATCTCGCCGGTGCGGCGGACCGCCCAGGCCAGCGCCACGGGCGGGGTGTAGCGCCGGCGCACCGGTTCGGGGGAGAAGCCGATGAGCCCGATCTGCTGGTTGGGGGCGAGCCGCGGCGTGACCCGCACGGTGAAGCGCCGGCCCGCGCGCTCCACCGTGAGCACGAGGGGTTTCCCCGGGCTGCGGTGGATGGTGCGCACCACCTCCTCGCCGCGCTCCATGGGCTCGCCGTCGATGGCCACGATGGCGTCCCCCGGGCGCAGCCCCACCTGCTCCGCCGGCCAGCCGGGCAGCAGCGTGCCCACGCGGTTCGTCACGCCCACCTGGATGCCGTAGGTGGAGCCCAGCAGGGCGAGGATGCAGACCGCCAGGACCAGGTTCATCACCGGCCCGGCGGCCACGATGGCCGCCCGCTGCCCGACCGACCGGTGGCGGAAGGAGCCGCGCGGGTCGGCCGGCTCGTCCAGGTCCTCGCCGGCCATGCGCACGTAGCCGCCGAAGGGGAGGAGGTTGACCGCGTACTCGGTCCCGCCCCGGCGGAATCCCCAGACGCGCGGGCCGAAGCCCAGCGCAAAGGCGTGCACGGTGACGCCGAC
The Armatimonadota bacterium DNA segment above includes these coding regions:
- a CDS encoding MgtC/SapB family protein; translated protein: MPELLTAPIPTWEILLRLLLAICLGGLIGLERETVEKPAGFRTHMLVSLGAALFTLVSRVGFFGSGADPARVASNIVVGIGFLGAGTIWRSGVTVQGLTTAASLWTVAAIGTATGVGFYEGAVATTALVMAVLIPFKRIERWIPRRGQATVEVLMVDRPGQLGKIGTVLGAFNVNIEHVELSQKLNEHVTMSLAVRLPSRVTKEEVLVALGDVEGVEEVRWKEAAG
- the ispG gene encoding flavodoxin-dependent (E)-4-hydroxy-3-methylbut-2-enyl-diphosphate synthase translates to MLTTAPSVPRRLTPRTQTRRVRVGRVEVGGGAPVSVQSMTVTDTRDVDATLAQIYQLAAEGCEIVRVAVPDRAAADALREIVPRSPLPVVADIHFDYRLALRALEAGVAKLRINPGNIGSRDRTRIVARAARERGVPIRIGANIGSLSKAMLRRFGGPTAEALVASALEDVAVLEDLDFHDIVVSVKASDVPMAIEAYTRVSEAVPYPLHVGITEAGTLGPGTVKSAVGIGAILALGIGDTIRVSLAADPVEEVRAGYEILKSLGLRTRGVQLVACPSCGRAEVDIIAIAAEVERRLAQVRAPVKVAVMGCAVNGPGEARMADLGIACGRGMGLLFREGKIVASLPEDRLVDALMEQVAVVAREKYGAAERADAAGAAPAPARPS
- a CDS encoding M50 family metallopeptidase, with protein sequence MSELWPTLATGQWLLLAVLAFGAMIFFHELGHFLVAKRVGVTVHAFALGFGPRVWGFRRGGTEYAVNLLPFGGYVRMAGEDLDEPADPRGSFRHRSVGQRAAIVAAGPVMNLVLAVCILALLGSTYGIQVGVTNRVGTLLPGWPAEQVGLRPGDAIVAIDGEPMERGEEVVRTIHRSPGKPLVLTVERAGRRFTVRVTPRLAPNQQIGLIGFSPEPVRRRYTPPVALAWAVRRTGEIVVTLVGAIVGLIRVGQLFENLGGPVAAGAALVEAARTGFEHFLYMSAFLSVVIGIFNLFPFPALDGGRLVFLAVEALRRRPVDPRREGYIHLVGFALLLLLLVTLTMRDIRRL